Below is a window of Humulus lupulus chromosome 2, drHumLupu1.1, whole genome shotgun sequence DNA.
TTATAATTCGAAAGTCGGTCTATTGCACCTAACCAAGAGCTCGGCCTGATAGTCAAGGCtatatttgataaaaaaaatcttgGCTTATAAGCAAAAGGACTACAAGAGcccgacttatgagtcgaggagtttacaaggctcgacttataagtcgagggtttacaaggctgacttataagtcgaaggaatacaaggcccgacttataagttgagggtttacaaggctcgacttatgagttgaGAGgctacaaggctcgacttatgagtcaagggttcGCAAGGCTTGGTTTATGAGCTGTGATCGGCATTATGCGCTTTGAATgcaggccgttatggctaggccaccccgggagtgcattatgcacttgactggctcggatgccaaaggAATGCAAGGGAGTGCATTATGCACATGACTGGCTTAGATGCCATAGGAATGAACGGGAGTGTgacacgcacttgtgtgaccctatggtcacttacttgtatagtgtgtgtatgcttggttctaattattattgttgagCATGTTGTTATATTCTGTGGACTATTTGAATTTGctaatgtgttttcttgcttggtcttttggctcacaggtgctttgtggtgtaggtaagggtaagtaGAACCTTggcaagccatgagttggagagcattaggggcgatgtgtacatatgttgtctgctcgaccgccacggccgaggtatcGTAGGGGAACtggggttggaccctgttttgccgcttaggtcggcttatctTGTAATCCATAAGTTGTAAACAaaattttaaacttgtatttttgggatcccatgtcaagactaaagttttcttttaatggaaatgtttattcgttgaccaagatttttaatacatgAAATCTTAGTGgcataatcacatgttttagtccaaatgactcgttttgCGAGTcccgcactattttaaacacacatggtaacATACCCTAATTAGCCGGGCGTTACAGTAGTCCAAACACCTGAAAGTGTAAAACTTGGTTGATACAAATGGGTGTTTGTGcgaaaaagaaatgagaaaattgAAGTTGTAAGATACAAAGCACGACTTGTAGCACAAGGCTTTTCTCAAAGACCATGTATTGATTGTGAAGAGACATATTCTCCTGTGGTGGATGCAATTACATTGAGATTTGATTATCCTGGttgttcatgaaaatcttgatatgCATTTAATGGATGTAGTCACAACCTATTTGTATGGATCACTAGATAGTGATATTTACATAAGAGTTCCTGAAGGATTCAAGATGCCTGGTGCATATAACTCAAGTCGTCGTGAAATGTACTCAATTAAACTACAAAGATCATTGTATGGACTAAAACAATCTAGGCGCATGTGGTACAATCGACTTAGTGAATATTTGTTAAAAGAAGGTTATCAAAATGATCCTATTTTCCCCTGTGTTTTCATAAAAAGATCAAGTTCTGAATTTGCTATCATAGCTATATATGTTGATGACTTAAATATTATTGGAACTCTTGAAAAACTTTCAGAAGTTGTAGAATATCTAAAGAAAGAGTtcgagatgaaagatcttggaaaaACAAAATTTTGTCTTGGTTTACAAATAGAGCATTTaaagggtaaattttttattcattaatcAACATATGtcagaaattttttgaaatgATTTTATATGGACAAATCACACTCATTGAGTAGTCCAATGGTGGTTAGATCGCTTGATGTGAAAAAGGATCCCTTCCGACCCAGAGAAGAACATGAAGAGCTCCTTGGTTCTGAAGTTCCATATCTTAGTGCAATAGGAGCCTTAATGTATCTTGCTAACTGCACAAGACTTGATATAACATTTTTTGTAAATTTgttagcaagatatatctctgctccaACGTATAGACATTGGAAAGAGATTAAGCATATACTACGCTATCTTCAAGGTACTATTGATAAAGGGTTATTCTATTCAAATAAATGTGGGTCACAACTAGTTGGTTATGCAGACGCAGAATATTTATCTGATCCACATAAAGCTAGATCTCAAACAGGTTATTTGTTCACATGTGGTGACACTGCAATATCTTGGCGTTTGACAAAGCAAACTGTACCAGCTATTTTTTTCAAATCATGCTGAAATACTTGCAATTCATGAGGCAAGTCGAGAATGTGTATGGTTGAGATCAATAACACAACATATCCAGGGAACATGTGGGTTAACACCCAATAAAGAAGTACCAACAGTTCTCTACGAAGATAATGTTGCATGTATCGCTCAACTAAAAGGAGGGTGCATTAAAAGAGATAGAACCAAACACATTTCACGGAAATTCTTTTTCACACATGACCTTCAAAAGAGTGGTGATATTGATGTTCATCAAATTCGATCAAGTGACAATCTTGCAgacttatttacaaagtcattaccaacatcAATGTTTGAGAAGATGGTGCATAAGATTGAAATGCATCGATTAAATGATCTTTAAGAGCATCTAAATGAGGGGGAGTAAATACACACTGCACTCTTTTTCCCTTGGCCGAGTTTTTGTCCCACTAGGTTTTTCTGGCAAGGTTTTTAATGAGGCAGTTTTCATGGACATCCAAGGGggagtgttataaatattatatatatagatttctataataatgaagaatcactaggttACCCAAAGTAAAATATCAACATTAATTATTGACTGTATTCAGAGTAGTTACCCGATTTCCTTAGAGCATATTTATCTGTATAAATGGGGTCCTTTCCCATTGAAATGAGACACAAGATTTCATTCTTCTTTTTCATTACTGTTTATTTATCTCTTTCTCTGCTGTTATATTTTAGTTTATTCTCAATAATTTCATAACAAAGATAAGTTTATTGGGAATTTTTACAGCAGAGGCTAGAAAAATAGTCAATTGGTAGGGCTTTTTTGTGTTCCTAACCCGTGAACATTTTTTTAGTGtgttttttatgactgtgtatattgtaattattagagcatcctgcaaattttcagaaaattctgaatactttacagtgtcgaaaactaggttcaaacaagttgttgcacacgtgactaatttttgAATGCGCGTGAAAAACATCatgtttgaaccttgtttttggcattgtaaattattcgaaattttttgaaaattttctagatgctctaaataactacaatatacatgatcataaaaaaatcgcgccgaaaaatATTCACAGATAAAAAACACAAAAGAGCCCCACCAGTGGGGCTCTTTTCCTAACATCTACCATAGAAACACCCTAAGTTTATTTATAAaccttttttttataaaaaaaactaagCTAAAGgagtaaaataaataataaatcaattaatttgGCTAGTTGCATCATATTATTTTGACAATTGTTCTACATGTATGTACCAAGCCTAGAGTCCTTAAAAATCCCCATTCCATGATTCATAAACTTTTATGTGCCATATTCTTCTCTGCCTCTGGTTTTCTTCAAGCAAAAACGGGTCATTCTCACTCTTGTTCTTGGCAAAGCTTACTATAGGGTATAGACTTGCTTCAGCGTGGTTTGATTTGAAAAATCGAAAATGACTACTTTGTGCAAGCCCTCAAAGACTACTGGATTCCTAATGCTAGATACATTTAGTATATTGCCCACTCACCATCCCATTTTGTCATGGTCTCCTACTTTATCACTAAATCCGATACCTGTGACACACACAAGCTTAATGATTTTCCCCCCTGAGATAGTCCAGGCCATTCTTACCATCCCTCTTCCTCACTCCCCTAAGGCAGACTGCCTTGTTTGGGGACATACACCCTCGAGAGTTTTAACTGTTTAGTCAACCTATCATCTAGCTTCCTCCTCTGAATTCCTTTGGCTTCCCCCTCTAATATTGCTAATACTAATTAGTGGTGGTCTAACCTTTGGCGTTTGAAAATCCCTCCAAAGATTAAGCATTTTATCTAGAGAGCTTACCATCATTCCTTGCCTTCTGCTTCTAACCTATTAAAAAAGAAAGCAATTCAGTCTCCAGCCTACTCATTTTGCTCATCTAATTATGAGACGGTTTCACATGCCCTGCTTCATTGTTCCAGAGCTCAAAAGGTTTGGAAACACTCACATTTTACAGGCTTCTTTATTCAGCACAAGAACTTAGATGTTAAGTATTTCATTTTGAGTGCTTTTGATTCTATGTCCACTAACCAGTTTGAGTTGACGATTTATATTAGTTGGGCAATTTGGAACAACAGAAATACTATGTTATTCTGGAAACCGACCATAAATCCTAGACAGGTTGCAGATTGGTCTTATTCTTTGTTGACAAATCATAAAGATGCTTTGGCCAACAAACTTCAGCTACTAAACTGCCCAGAGCTCAGGCTGCTTGAAAGCAACCACAGAGAATTTAAGCTCAATGTTAGTGCAACCATAGACAAAGCTAGAAATAAAATTGGTCTTGGGGTTGTCGTTCGAGACTGCAGGGTTCTATTATTGCTAGCCTCATGATACCATTGGTGGGAAACTATAACTCATTGGTCATGGGAGCCCAAGCTCATCATAATAGCATCTTTTGGTGTCAAAATATAAAGCTTCCTATTTCCCAAACTGAATCAGATTCTTTGATTGTGGTTAATAGAGTCAATTCTTCTTGGTCTTATTTATCATCTTATGTGTATGATTTAGTTCATGATATCATAATTTCATTTCCGTCCTTCCCTAAAACTACTCTTCTTTATAGACCTAGATAGACCAATAGCTTGGCTcatcaattaataaaaaaagcATTAGGTGTAGATCATGAAGTAATTTAGAATAGCTCAAATTATTGCCTTCCTCCTTGTTCTTGTTGTAACATTGTACTTAATGAATAATTTCATAAGGTACTCTtttctaaacaaaaaaaaaatgtatgtaccaaattataattacaaaatttccaatTTATCTTCAAATAATTCCAAGAGATTTAGGAGTGGTCCCGTTATATATAGAGATGTATTATATATTGTGCCACCTGCGCAATGATGGTGATGACGTGTTGGGATGCTGTGTAGGCCCACAACCATGTCATTTTGCCAACGCTCTATTCAGAGCAAGACACGTGGTTAGTGGTAGATTGCGATAAATGAGTGTCGTTTTTCACAATTTTAGGACCcctttttgggttttcaaatttctAATTGATTGTTTCATTGAAACATTACATCAAACAGTTTATGATAGTTTTCATTTTTTAGTGTGTAATATCTTCTATACGTGCCTCTACTCGAGCTCACGCGTTTCTATGCACATAGAGAACCAGTGACACGTGTCTATGTTCATGTAAGATATGAGCTGTGGATGGTTCGTGGTGGTGCCTCTTTTAACACAATGACAAATTGGGTCATCACACCGTGTTTTGTACCTTTGAGCTTTAAATACACAAGGACAAATAACGACATTTCAAGTTGCATTATTTGTTCTATAAAATAATCACTAGAGAGATCGGAGATGGGGAAAAAAAATTAGGATGATATAAGATGACAAGTTCAATTAAATCATTATTTGTTTATTTCTGAagaatatatatactgagtttgAAGACAAATAAAATAGGGGATATTATGTATCCACTgtattttatcaatttttttttttggatttattATATATCTtactctattttatttatttaaaatatgtttCATAGATTAATGtatctattaatttttttttttgtcgcAATATATCTATTAATTGTGTGAATAGTAATTATAAATATAATCTAGTGGCACTTCACTTCTTCTTACATAGAAGAGTAAAAAAAACCATGTATATAGATTTTAAATTTAGTATATTAATTAAACATTATAGTtactcatatttttttaatttacttaaaGTCGTGGTTTGCCAAttaatcttttatatatatatatatatatttaatgaaattatttatgtttatttgttTAAATGACATACTCAATAAGACTTAATACTAATTTGATATCTTAATCCAATAAAGGTCTTGAATCTTAGAGAATAGCTTAGTTGACAAAGAATTTTCTTaaagtgtatttttttttctatttgttgtatgttttggctcctttatttatttatttattttttcatgatAAGTATAGTAAAATCTAGTTATCTAAATTGGGGTATTGCCATGAACTATTCAAATGCCAATAATGACTAGAAATGGAAGCTCATTTCATAATTTAGTTCATTTAAATATTTGTCACTTGTGATATTAGTATTTTTTCTCTTCCCCTATTGCAGGACACTATCTTTGTTATTTAAAGTTTAAACAATGAGAAGTTATGTTTCCCATGTAATaatagagtaatgatatgtgcattcAAAATATGTATACAAACATTACACATAGTGACatgtcactgctttttaaaactGTAAGtcccaattttaataaatgtaatTGGCTATACCAAACTGTCACATTACTATGTATAATATTTGGGTGTATATTTTAAGTGCACATGTAACAATATTATGCCAATAAATTgttcaacaacaaaaaaaaatattatgccAATATATGCTCCAtcatatcatatttatttttccttttcgAGAAAGGAACTACCAATCATATAAATAATGTTTTTTTCAATTCTTTTACTAGAAATATACTATTTATACACGTTGTTAGACACGTGTCACTATTGCAACAAAGCATAAAAAATTTAAAGCAAGACAATGCGcagaagaaaagaaaatgttAAAAAGGCTACTACTTGCTTAGCACCATAGTTAACTAACCATGGTTTAGACGAGTGATTGAGTCCGCAAAAGGTGGAGGCTAACCATGGTTGGAAAACGCGGAACTGCGGTTAAACTATTGGGTGCCGATAATTGTTGTTGTCCTGAGCTTGAAGGCTGGTTGGTCTTGGTCTCGTTCACTATATAAAGATAAAGCACAGACTTTGAGCTCAACAGCCATATCAAAATCCAAGCAAGATATATGCATACATACACACACCTATATTACTTATACACACGCACAAAACCTCTGAATCCCATCTCATCTTGTTGATAATCTGTCTGTACCCAAATTCTAAAATCTCCATAGCTATTATGTAAGTTTCTTTCTCTCTCAGCCTCTAGAAGATAAGAATGTTGTTCATTTCGTTACTAGAAGTGATTTTTCTTGatggttttgttttgttttttttcttcttctttgaatTGTAGTTTAGAATGGTAGATCTTGTTAAATAACCTCTGTTTATTGTCCTTTAGTTAGTTTAGGCCTTGATATATTTCGGTTATATTTTCTGTTAAGGCCTCTTGGCTAACTACTTTTCTGTTTCTCTCTTTCTTGTAATTGTTTGGTTATAAATAAGAGGTTTCTCTCTCAGGTCAACTCATTCAATTTTCTGAGagctttcatcttaaatatctctCCTACTTTCTTCTCTGTTCTGTTCTTTACATGGTATCAGGCCTCCACGGTCCTACCCTTGTGTTCATTCTCTCCAATGGCGACTACCGATTCTACTGTCCACGAAGATGGCACTTCCGTTTCTGCCCTCACTCCACAGCAGCAACATTTCATTGCCTTATCTCAAGCCCTAAACCACGCCCTCCCAGTGAAGCTTGACCGCACCAATTTCCTCCTTTGGAATGCTCAAATGGAGAACGTTATTTTCTGAGagctttcatcttaaatatctctCCTACTTTCTTCTCTGTTCTGTTCTTTACAGATCTCATCTGGGTTTTTTATGCATTTTGTTGGGTGGATATTTTTGGTTTAAGAAATTTTGGTACCTTATGAAAATCATAATATCAGGGAGGGTTGCCCTCTTTTCTTTGGTGTGGTATTCGATCTCCTTTTGTTTCGGATTATTTGGAAAATTTTCACATGTCTCATTTTTTATGCTAGATCCTGATGATAGAGGAGGCATCAGTTGtactctctctctccccctttTTTCCCCTATTTTCTCTTTCAATTTTTGGCATTGATCTCTCGTGGGATTTGGAATTATGTGGTGTAATGAAATGTAACTGATGAGTCCTGTTTATTATATGAAATCATTCTTGGGTTCTGAATCTTTTTTCAGCTTTGTTGCTTCTCTACACGTTTTTCTTCATGgttgttttgataaaattagttGGGGTTTGTGGAAATTTTAGGTTTGGCCTTTTAGATTTGTACCCTATGTAAGCCATACCTAATTTTTCTATGGCAGACAGGCCCCTAATGTGATAAAGTTTAGGAGTTTGGGATTGGTGGAAAAAGAATAATTTTTGTTACTTTATCAACTTTTTCACTTCCCCTTGTTTGTGATCACATGAAAGTTCAAGCTCTCAACTTTGTTTGCTTGCTTGCTTTTTCTATTAATACTTTTTATGCTTTAAAATTTGATTACTTGGTCCTCATTCATTGTTCTTCATTTGGTTTTTCTAATCTCCCCCTTTTGATGTTTTTCAGGTCAAATGATGTCAAGAAAAAATCGGTAGCATTGCATAGCTGCTGGTCTCAATTATGATAGATCAAATCAACATAAACAACTTTCTTCAACACTGCTTATTCATTCTCTCCAAACATCATCTAAACACTAGCCCTTTTTCTCTATCAAACTTGGGGCTACCTGGTTTATCAAATTGTATTGCATTTGCAAATTTGTCTATCATCCAGCTTCTCATTTGATCAAACATGGGTCTCTCAAGTCTCCCAGCTCCATCCGAAGGAGTTCTATGTGTAATTTTAGTGAACACATCACTTTCCCTTTCCATTTTTAAAGGCCTTGTTCGAACCTTCCTTCATATAGTTAGTATCTTCCTCTTTTCCTCGTCGCCTTCatcatcaccaccaccaccaccatcattgTCATCACCGCCCTCATTAGCAGATTACAGGGAAAACCATTCAGAATCATTTGAGTTCAGCCGCAATCCGTCATACACTTACATTGAGGAGTTTCGTAGCCGAGTTCCGGCTATAAGATATGATTCTATGTGTGGATGCAAGGGGGCAGAAGCAGTGCATGACTGCTCAGTTTGTCTCAGTCAGTTTGAACCTGAATCTGAGATAAACCACTTGGCTTGTGGCCATCTTTTTCACCAAGTATGCTTGGAGAAGTGGCTGGACTATTGGAACACCACATGCCCTCTTTGCAGGACTCCTTTAATGTCTGAAGAAGACTCGACTTGCTTTTGGTGAGACTTGTTCACAAAGCATGTCAAGTCAAGAAAAATCTCATGTACAGCTAGTGTGTTGATGTATTTAGAGGAATGCATCGGCTGTTCCATAGTGTTGGCATACCCTTATGTTATGTGTATATGTTATGAGAGTTTAAAAGCTTTAACATCTTAGAGGCCAAAATGAAATTTTATTGTACATATTTTTGAGGTTTCTGTACTACTACCACTTCCTTTGTTGAATTTCCTTTGACCCTTAGTTGAGTTTTTCAGTTTGCAACTAGTCGTGTTTCTGTTAGAGTTTATGAAGAAGTATATACCATCTTTCTTATGCACCCAAAGACGGTATAATGCATATATGTTGAACTTACCAGTACCGAGTCTCCCTGTTTTTAAACCATGATTTAGCCAGTTATCTATTTTATGGGTGAATTTTGTTCAGgtttgaaggtttgtatggtgatTGTGATATGCAACTTTCTTGATTTCATATCTTCTGAATGCACTTTTGATAATATTATTAACATTAATTCAAGAATGAGCTGAAATGACATAAATCTTTGGGTTTTAAAGCAACTTTTTCAAGACGATGCAAAATGTATATACTTAATTTAGTAAACAAATATAGTATAATTGGAATGacaattttgaaaatattttcaaGAATTATCGTTGTCAGTAACCATCCCAAATTTGATGGGAAAAATTTGTTTTGTGCGATGATGGTATTTTTCTTTCGACTTTTCcgggaaagaaaaggaaaatggtTTTAAGTGAAGTGAGTTTGCAATGAACAGGAAGGGCCTATTATTATGTGTCTGCCACTCAGTGAAGTGTGAAGTAGGTGAAGTGACCTATAATATAAAGAGGATGTAGCAAAGGATTATTAGTATTAAGTTGGACTTTTAACCTCCCTAAATGCTCTCTTTTGCTTTGCACCCATTATACTACTCTCTTTTCTAATTGCCTTGTTGCAAAGCGAATAGcttaaaaatactaaaaaaaaagaaaagaaaagaaagtaaaGCCACTTGCAATGGGACCTCGTCCCTCTCTATCTCTTAACACTAATAAAAGTGGATTGAAGAAGATAAAGAAAAATGATGCGTCCTATCTTTATCCGTATAAACGTGGACGTCTATTGTGATGGCTAGTCCTATGACTAGAAGAGATTCCATTTTAGTACATGTTGGGGGGATTAGGACCTGCACAACACAGCCAATACAGTGTACAAAAAAtagcaacaaagaagaacaagtaataGACAATTAAACAAACTCAAAAGTAATCAAaagtaaaacacaaaagaaaaaacACCAAGAATACTT
It encodes the following:
- the LOC133818329 gene encoding probable E3 ubiquitin-protein ligase XERICO; its protein translation is MGLSSLPAPSEGVLCVILVNTSLSLSIFKGLVRTFLHIVSIFLFSSSPSSSPPPPPSLSSPPSLADYRENHSESFEFSRNPSYTYIEEFRSRVPAIRYDSMCGCKGAEAVHDCSVCLSQFEPESEINHLACGHLFHQVCLEKWLDYWNTTCPLCRTPLMSEEDSTCFW